The following are encoded together in the Bradymonas sediminis genome:
- a CDS encoding CAP domain-containing protein, whose product MKNTSTSRRRAAPAALIILTMLSAAAPQFACAPMGAVSNEEQAIPRTHTSGDPLAACTSTRNRDVVKWTNQARKDAGQPPVYCSPELDKIALKHANDMCKKGYFSHTSKDGRTMEDRVNEAGFEFRAIGENIAMGHPTPAEVHAGWMDSPEHRKNIIRPVFSRLGVGYAPCNGQPIWVQNFAN is encoded by the coding sequence ATGAAGAACACCTCCACAAGCCGGCGCCGCGCCGCTCCTGCCGCGCTTATCATCCTCACGATGCTGAGCGCGGCGGCCCCGCAATTTGCCTGCGCCCCGATGGGCGCGGTATCAAACGAGGAGCAAGCGATTCCGCGCACCCACACCAGCGGTGACCCGCTGGCCGCCTGCACCTCCACGCGCAACCGCGACGTGGTTAAATGGACCAATCAGGCGCGAAAAGACGCCGGTCAGCCCCCAGTTTATTGCTCCCCCGAGCTCGACAAGATCGCCCTGAAGCACGCCAATGATATGTGCAAAAAGGGCTATTTTTCCCACACCTCCAAAGACGGTCGCACCATGGAGGATCGGGTCAACGAGGCGGGTTTTGAGTTTCGGGCCATCGGCGAAAATATCGCCATGGGACACCCCACCCCGGCCGAGGTTCACGCCGGCTGGATGGACAGCCCCGAGCACCGCAAAAATATCATTCGCCCGGTGTTCTCGCGCCTGGGCGTCGGCTACGCGCCGTGCAATGGGCAGCCGATCTGGGTGCAGAATTTCGCGAACTGA
- a CDS encoding CAP domain-containing protein — protein MLDLQKTHLQILLCALVFSLGATACGDDDTDTTGDNITEADAGHDAGGDAGDQDVADAEEDTCLTKRAARVLELTNEARAAEGLGALECDPGLTESAQLHAKDMCDLDYFSHTSADGRTLKERVNAANVQWRMIGENIAYGQSNAAEVHQAWMDSPGHRENILTEGFGRLGVGYYLCDGYPYWVQNFAD, from the coding sequence ATGCTCGACCTGCAAAAAACCCACCTGCAAATCCTGCTCTGCGCGCTGGTCTTTAGCCTCGGCGCGACCGCCTGCGGCGACGACGACACCGACACCACAGGCGACAATATCACTGAAGCCGACGCCGGCCACGACGCGGGCGGCGACGCCGGGGACCAGGACGTCGCCGACGCCGAGGAAGACACCTGCCTGACCAAACGTGCCGCGCGCGTGCTGGAGTTGACCAACGAAGCCCGCGCCGCCGAAGGACTCGGCGCGCTGGAGTGCGACCCGGGGCTGACCGAGTCGGCCCAATTGCACGCCAAAGATATGTGCGACCTGGACTATTTCTCCCACACCTCGGCCGACGGACGAACCCTCAAAGAGCGCGTCAACGCGGCCAATGTGCAGTGGCGGATGATCGGCGAGAATATCGCCTACGGCCAGTCCAACGCCGCCGAGGTCCACCAGGCCTGGATGGACAGCCCCGGACATCGCGAGAATATCTTAACCGAGGGCTTTGGCCGCCTGGGCGTGGGCTATTATTTATGCGACGGCTACCCCTATTGGGTGCAAAACTTCGCGGACTGA
- a CDS encoding CAP domain-containing protein, translating to MKPSTMTRPMLALLTALLLAGFQVGCSDDAPLEDKTATSQEDDATTTDAGHSPGDAQTGDDTPDSTTTPAADAGAPPDTHTGDSGGDIPDTTQEEPDATEQPQPDTSGEPDTSSEPDSSGEPDTGSEPDASSEPDSSSEPDTSGEPSSNCATGIVQDLFALVNASRAAEGRGPLSCDEGLGRAAQLHAEDMCALNYFSHTSDDGRTFDQRIRAQGVSAGAMAENIAAGSSTAAQVHQRWMNSPGHRANIMNGQYQRMGVGFKPCSSAQYSHYWVETFAD from the coding sequence ATGAAACCAAGCACGATGACCCGCCCCATGCTCGCCCTCCTCACCGCCCTTTTACTCGCCGGCTTCCAGGTTGGTTGCAGCGACGACGCGCCCCTGGAAGACAAAACAGCCACCTCCCAAGAAGACGACGCGACCACGACCGACGCGGGTCACTCACCGGGCGACGCGCAGACTGGCGATGACACCCCGGACTCAACCACGACTCCCGCCGCCGACGCCGGCGCGCCCCCCGACACGCACACCGGCGATAGCGGCGGCGACATCCCCGACACCACGCAAGAAGAACCGGACGCCACCGAGCAACCGCAACCCGATACCTCCGGCGAGCCCGATACTTCCAGCGAACCCGATTCTTCCGGCGAGCCCGATACGGGCAGTGAGCCGGATGCTTCGAGCGAACCCGATTCTTCCAGTGAACCCGACACCTCCGGCGAACCCAGCTCTAACTGCGCCACCGGCATCGTCCAGGACCTCTTTGCCCTGGTGAACGCGTCGCGCGCGGCCGAGGGGCGCGGCCCGTTGAGCTGCGACGAGGGCCTGGGCCGCGCCGCCCAGCTCCACGCCGAGGATATGTGCGCCCTGAACTATTTCTCACACACCTCGGACGACGGTCGCACCTTCGACCAGCGCATCCGCGCCCAGGGCGTCAGCGCCGGGGCGATGGCCGAGAATATCGCCGCCGGCAGCTCCACCGCCGCACAGGTCCACCAACGCTGGATGAACAGCCCCGGGCACCGCGCCAATATTATGAACGGCCAATACCAGCGCATGGGCGTTGGCTTTAAGCCCTGCAGCAGCGCGCAATACTCCCATTATTGGGTCGAGACCTTCGCCGATTAA
- a CDS encoding ATP-dependent DNA helicase RecG gives MTIPGRFNLTFETPPTLKLTALSGIGKKTAERLVERGITSPSDVLLFIPRKYRPLYRHVSGAEMLRLNATHVEFFGQVVRVNIPPPHSRAPVEVTVEVDGQAFKLIWFNMNRRHFTNLFDIGLWLQVEGKVDWERGGASLAHPNFDVIGRNEPEHPAPQIRLEPVYTSMEGIRDAAMRGALKDAAAKLLPLAVDIIPERILKQYDLPSIKDAFETIHMLNGRGEDQGVEAFREELTRARNRLVYEEFYTLQRKLAQDYVTERRAARAPRCTERDLGREFVRALPYTLTGDQRAAIATIAEDLGRRAPMRRMLQGDVGSGKTVVAFMSAAIAIGSGHQVAMMAPTDILAKQHFRRALEVFEGLPIEIGVLTGSQPASERKAVLERLKAEKTTDSRGPQIGEQDLFAPAAAAGAARRIDLIIGTHALFQADVAFDSLGLVIIDEQHKFGVEQRRDLLQKGQDPHLLAMTATPIPRSLAHAVFGDLDLSVIAEKPPGRKPIRTFLRDRAAAPKVYQYVRDRIVETGEQAYFVYPMVEASEAVAGRENVTDSAAALANGPFKDLRVGVLHGRMDAAAKDRTMQKFGAGEIQVLCATTVVEVGMDVSNATIMVIESPEVFGLSQLHQLRGRVGRGSADSMCILLAGFALTDDAQQRLDSFASTEDGFALAEVDLEIRGPGQFLGVRQAGMPEFRFADILRDIKLIEWARSDARRELLGDAG, from the coding sequence ATGACGATACCCGGTCGCTTCAACCTGACCTTCGAGACGCCGCCGACGCTCAAGCTCACCGCGCTGAGCGGCATCGGAAAAAAGACGGCCGAGCGCCTCGTCGAGCGCGGGATCACCTCGCCGAGCGATGTCCTCCTATTTATCCCGCGCAAATATCGCCCGCTATATCGCCACGTGTCGGGGGCCGAGATGCTGCGGCTGAACGCGACCCATGTGGAGTTCTTTGGCCAGGTCGTGCGCGTCAATATCCCCCCGCCGCACAGCCGCGCGCCGGTCGAGGTCACCGTCGAGGTCGACGGCCAGGCGTTTAAGCTCATCTGGTTCAATATGAACCGACGCCATTTCACCAACCTCTTCGACATCGGCCTGTGGCTGCAGGTCGAGGGCAAGGTCGACTGGGAGCGCGGCGGGGCGTCGCTGGCGCACCCGAATTTCGACGTCATCGGGCGAAACGAACCCGAGCACCCCGCCCCGCAGATTCGCCTGGAGCCGGTTTATACCTCGATGGAGGGTATCCGCGACGCCGCGATGCGCGGCGCCCTGAAGGACGCCGCGGCCAAATTATTGCCGCTGGCCGTCGATATCATCCCCGAGCGAATCCTGAAGCAATACGATCTGCCGAGCATCAAGGACGCGTTTGAGACCATCCATATGCTCAACGGGCGCGGCGAAGACCAGGGGGTCGAGGCGTTCCGCGAGGAGCTCACGCGCGCGCGTAACCGCCTGGTTTATGAGGAGTTTTATACCCTTCAGCGCAAATTAGCCCAGGACTATGTCACCGAGCGACGCGCCGCGCGCGCGCCGCGCTGCACCGAGCGCGACCTGGGCCGCGAATTCGTGCGCGCCCTGCCCTACACGCTTACCGGCGACCAGCGCGCCGCCATCGCGACCATCGCCGAGGACCTGGGCCGGCGCGCGCCGATGCGCCGCATGCTCCAGGGCGACGTCGGCAGCGGAAAGACCGTGGTGGCCTTTATGTCGGCGGCCATCGCCATCGGCAGCGGCCACCAGGTCGCCATGATGGCCCCCACCGATATCCTGGCCAAACAGCATTTCCGCCGCGCCCTTGAGGTCTTCGAGGGTCTGCCGATCGAGATCGGCGTGCTCACCGGCTCGCAGCCGGCCAGCGAGCGAAAGGCGGTGCTCGAGCGCCTGAAGGCCGAGAAAACCACCGACAGCCGCGGCCCCCAGATCGGCGAGCAGGACCTGTTTGCCCCGGCCGCCGCGGCCGGGGCGGCCCGGCGCATCGACCTGATTATCGGCACCCACGCTCTCTTCCAGGCCGACGTCGCGTTCGACTCCCTGGGCCTGGTGATCATCGACGAGCAGCACAAATTCGGCGTCGAGCAGCGCCGCGACTTGCTCCAAAAGGGCCAGGACCCGCACCTCTTGGCCATGACCGCCACGCCCATCCCGCGCTCGCTGGCCCACGCGGTTTTCGGGGACCTGGACTTAAGCGTGATCGCCGAAAAACCCCCGGGGCGAAAGCCCATTCGCACCTTTTTGCGCGACCGCGCCGCCGCCCCAAAGGTCTATCAATATGTGCGCGATCGCATCGTTGAGACCGGCGAGCAGGCGTATTTTGTGTACCCCATGGTCGAGGCGAGCGAGGCCGTGGCGGGGCGCGAGAACGTGACCGACTCGGCCGCGGCGCTGGCCAATGGACCGTTTAAAGACCTGCGCGTGGGCGTGTTGCACGGGCGCATGGACGCCGCGGCCAAAGACCGCACCATGCAGAAATTTGGCGCCGGCGAGATCCAGGTATTGTGCGCGACCACGGTGGTCGAGGTGGGCATGGACGTGTCCAACGCGACGATAATGGTCATCGAGAGCCCGGAGGTCTTCGGCTTAAGCCAGCTCCACCAGTTGCGCGGGCGCGTCGGGCGCGGCAGCGCCGACTCGATGTGCATTTTGCTCGCGGGATTCGCCCTCACCGACGACGCCCAGCAGCGCCTCGACTCCTTCGCCAGCACCGAAGACGGCTTCGCGCTGGCCGAAGTTGACCTCGAAATTCGCGGCCCCGGCCAATTTTTGGGCGTCCGCCAGGCAGGGATGCCAGAATTTCGTTTTGCCGATATACTCCGTGATATCAAACTCATCGAATGGGCGCGCAGCGACGCGCGAAGAGAACTCCTTGGAGACGCCGGATGA
- a CDS encoding amidohydrolase family protein has product MHPNTHTAALSLLLAAALMGCDKKAPEPAKTHVATAAQTKPEPAAAGQSEWKASDTHAHLSPAAYSLAIKAMDQSGIFRMVNMSGGSAAEYRAANLGMADTYSGRFALFFNLDWRRVNEPGFGEEMARELEAAVRAGFAGVKISKHLGLGARDAAGELIKIDDPRFDPVWAKAGELGVPVGIHTSDPKAFFEEPTPENERWDELKLAPSWSFYGDEFPSRKALLDARNRVIAKHPDTTFILLHLANNPEDIDAVDQLMDTYPNTVVDVSARLAEIGRHPVKKVRKFFAKHQDRVLFATDLGLQARPSPQGMEYRVTLGSVSDEPPSLDDIAGFYDQHWRYFESDDKAIDHPIPIQGRWKIHPVHLEQNLLDKLYLTNAERLIFAPWLARRAARRVAAQAKRVATP; this is encoded by the coding sequence ATGCACCCCAACACCCACACCGCCGCCCTCAGCCTGCTCCTCGCCGCCGCCCTGATGGGCTGCGACAAAAAAGCCCCCGAACCCGCGAAGACCCACGTCGCGACCGCCGCTCAGACCAAGCCCGAGCCGGCCGCCGCGGGGCAATCCGAGTGGAAGGCCAGCGACACCCACGCGCATCTGTCGCCGGCGGCGTATTCGCTGGCCATTAAGGCGATGGATCAGAGCGGCATTTTTCGCATGGTGAATATGAGCGGGGGGTCGGCGGCGGAGTATCGGGCGGCAAATCTGGGCATGGCCGATACGTATTCGGGGCGCTTTGCGCTCTTCTTTAACCTGGACTGGCGGCGGGTGAACGAGCCGGGCTTCGGCGAGGAGATGGCGCGCGAGCTGGAGGCGGCGGTGCGGGCCGGGTTCGCGGGCGTCAAAATCTCGAAACACCTGGGGCTTGGGGCGCGCGACGCCGCCGGGGAGCTCATCAAGATCGACGACCCGCGCTTTGACCCGGTCTGGGCGAAGGCCGGCGAGTTGGGGGTGCCGGTGGGGATTCACACCAGCGACCCGAAGGCGTTTTTCGAGGAGCCCACCCCCGAAAACGAGCGCTGGGATGAGCTTAAGCTCGCCCCGAGCTGGAGCTTTTATGGCGATGAGTTTCCGTCGCGAAAGGCGCTGCTCGACGCGCGAAACCGCGTCATCGCCAAGCACCCGGACACCACGTTCATCCTGCTGCACCTGGCCAATAACCCCGAGGATATCGACGCGGTCGACCAGCTCATGGACACCTACCCGAATACGGTGGTGGATGTGTCGGCGCGGCTGGCCGAGATCGGGCGCCACCCGGTCAAAAAGGTGCGCAAATTCTTCGCCAAGCACCAGGATCGCGTGCTCTTCGCCACCGACCTGGGCCTGCAGGCGCGCCCCTCCCCGCAGGGGATGGAATACCGGGTGACCCTGGGCAGCGTGAGCGACGAGCCGCCCAGCCTCGACGATATCGCCGGCTTCTATGACCAGCATTGGCGCTATTTTGAGTCCGACGACAAGGCCATCGACCACCCGATTCCCATCCAGGGTCGCTGGAAGATCCATCCGGTTCACCTGGAGCAAAACCTGCTCGACAAGCTCTATTTGACCAACGCCGAGCGCCTGATTTTTGCGCCCTGGCTGGCTCGGCGCGCGGCCCGGCGGGTCGCCGCGCAGGCCAAACGGGTCGCCACGCCCTGA